The DNA sequence CCTCCCCTTGCCCTCTCACTTTCTGACTGACACAAGAAAACACTTGGTTTCTTCCCAAACTACTGTGTAGAGGAAATGTGTCAGTGCACCTTTGAGATGACAGTATCAATCATCTTATAGCATGTTTGTTTAAGGTGTTTTGGAAGCAAAATTCATCATGCTAAAGTTAAATGGTTCATTGTCTGAAAAGTGGTTTAAATTCTCAACAGTGTCTACAGCAAAAAGTCATTGAACAACTGTTCAGACTTGCGTGAAGTAAATCTGTGTTTGAGGGACTGAGATTGTGGTGCATGTTTCTGCTGCAATACATAGCAAATCGTTTTTCTTCTTACAAAGATACCTCTCCTGGCTCAGAAGATGAACACTCAGTGCAGGGGGACTCCCAAGGCACCCCGACCTCCAGCCAGGGTTGCATCAACATGGAGCACTGGATCAGTCAGGCCATCCATGGctccaccacctcctccacctcctccacctcctcgaCCTCCTCGTCCTCCATGCAGAGCAGGGGCAGCGGGGCTGCCCACAGGCTGGCGGAGGTCATGGCCCAAACCCACATAGGTGAGCATGCTTCAcagtgtctttctgtgcctgttgtCTAAATGCCTTTGTGGGTGCAGGTTTTCCTCTGTTTGCATCATGGCT is a window from the Macaca mulatta isolate MMU2019108-1 chromosome 13, T2T-MMU8v2.0, whole genome shotgun sequence genome containing:
- the LOC144329456 gene encoding disco-interacting protein 2 homolog C-like, translating into MFLLQYIANRFSSYKDTSPGSEDEHSVQGDSQGTPTSSQGCINMEHWISQAIHGSTTSSTSSTSSTSSSSMQSRGSGAAHRLAEVMAQTHIENHSAPPDVTTYTSEHSIQMERPQGSTGSRTAHKYGNAELMETGDGTS